The Vitis vinifera cultivar Pinot Noir 40024 chromosome 3, ASM3070453v1 region TAAACTCCATGTATGcttctttttcaaattcttgtaaaataaaaatatacatatagcTATTTGTCTTGACCATCTACAAATTTGAGGAATACGACCATCTTCGAGTTTAGAGATAATTATTCATTGGAATGTGTTTTGTTAGTTCTCAAATACGAAATGCCCAATGacctcaaaaataaatttttatttgtttattggtgaaaattgaaatttttgtttgaatcaCCATCTATTTATTTGGTTTATAATGATGAAATTTCAAGGTCAAAGATCTTTGTACCTATAAttaacttaaatatatataaatttaggtaattatttttcgactaaataaaaaaacccaaaatatttaacttttttattcaattaaggGTGCGTTTGtgagtgatttttaaaaacatttttaatatttttaacacttaatgataattttttttaaatattaaaaatattaaaaacacttcttaaaattattatcaaatgaaCTTTAAAAGTAAACAAATACCACATTggtaaaacaaatttcaaattaaactaAAGTTGTGATAAACCCATTTCAATCTAATATCCAAaccaatatttttatgataatatttttattaaactcaatataaactttatattataataaattaactatAGCAACATTTTTATCAATTGAATGATCCCATTTGagatcaaattttgatttatattaaattaatataaatcaataaattataagaataataatttaaaatatgtaaaattttaaaaaataatttgaacaattcttttatatatatatatatatatatctttgacaattttcttggatatcatatttcaagaaaaaaaatctcatccAATTTGATtaagtgaaaaaataattatataataattgcGCAAACCCTAGAGACTTCACGTGCGAATCTgttgttaaatattttttcagaTTCCAATTAAACAGGAGTGACCGTCCGTTTCTTACTGGTCATTACTGAGTCAACTCTGGAATCTCAGCCGCTCACCTCAGCATTCGGACCTATACACATGTGGTCCCACGTGTTATCAACGGCAAGGATGCAACTAAAGCATCCATACCCTAGTCACCTTGTTCCATTTAGCATTTCTCTGCTGCTGCTTCTTCCTCATCAATGGCGGCTACTAACCTTCTCCCTCAAGCTCCCACTTTCTccaaatccctaaaataccctttaaacccaaagtcattttctcCATTTCCCAACTTACTTCTCAGACCCTCCCCTAAAACCCTGACGCTCAAAGCTGTTCTATCCCAAAACCCTGCAAAAACCTTAACCCCAGACGCACAAGCCCAGAAATTTCAGCATTGTTTCAGAAAATCCGAAGATGGGTTTCTCTACTGCGAAGGTCTCAGAGTCCAAGACGTCATGGACCAAGTAGAGAAAAGGCCATTTTACCTGTATAGTAAACCACAAATTACGCGAAATTTTGAAGCTTACAAGGAGGCTTTGGAGGGTTTAAGATCGATTATTGGGTATGCGATTAAAGCCAACAATAATTTGAAGATTTTGGAGCATTTGAGGGAGTTGGGGTGCGGTGCCGTTTTGGTGAGCGGGAACGAGTTGAGGTTGGCTCTTCGAGCTGGGTTTGATCCAACAAGGTATAATTATAGATAGAAGAGTGTTACATTGTGCATTGAGGGAGAAATTCTGAGAGAGGAAGTGTTTGCTTGTGTATCAGTATCTATAAGATAATGTCAATGCATAATAGCATCAatgttgtatttttaatttgtagAACTCtggaaagaattgaaaaaagaaaaatgcagtagcggttttatattttgttattgcGGGGCTATGTTATAGTGGAACTTTAACCTTACCTAGTCAAGGTTAAGTACGTGTATGCAACTTCTGCGTTTGTTTTATGGGTAGACCGAATTCTTGGTTTTGATGGGTGATATTGGGAAAGTATCATAAAAGATTGGTTTTAGTGTTTGGGTGGTAGAAATCTAGGTTGTTCACTTATGTCgcatttcaatttttgtttttgaacgATGAGTGCTTAGAAGTTTATGATGGGTGTTGTAAAGTGTTTCAATTTCTCCTTATGCCTTTTTACGACTGCGGTTTCTCACTTAATTTGCAATTAACTTTTAAGTTTTCCTACTTAACAACTAACAAATggttaaatttatttcttgtcTGCTAGGAGAGGTGGCATCCTGTTTGGTTTTCGTTTGATCACTATTGTAGTGGGGAGATTAGTTTATTATTTGTTGGTAACTTTTTTACCCCATTGGCAAGTGAACATGGAAGCTCCTGCATCCCCAAACAATCCCTTGCCACTCAACCCAGGCCTCAAGGGCTGGGAgattatattatattaagaggcaaatcataaaaatgaatgCTTTCTTGCAAATGAAGGCAGCCTCCATTAGCTTATTATTTGTTTGATCATTAGGAAGGGGGAAATGCAACCAAAAAATTGAGACTTTGGTATGAGTGTAGAACAACGTAGTATAGGTAAACTTTGTGTAAATCAAAAAGTGTACTCAATTCCTGGTTTCTCGCAATTTCTAATAACCACAGAGGAAATTGCACCCTAAAAGTTAGCCTTTGATGTGATTATGAAACAGTTTAATTAAtctgatcaaaaaacaaaacaacttaATGAACACTCTGCCCCCTGACTAGAGTGGGATCAatcaaattagtattttaaaTAACCTAAGATGGCCCCAACTTTAACCCATGATGGCCTTTTTATCTCTATCCAGTGCATTTGGAAAaattagaatagaaaatatttttgtggaCTTTAGAGGTTCGATTTATAAGAAATTAGGAAAATCGTATTAGGATAAGCACCTAACAAAAAGGATGCACaacccttaaaaacatgaaGCATACAAGCAGTGCacaaacagaaaagaaaagcaaaaccTATGATTCTAACTAGCTAACCAATCCCCATAATATCAGCAAGGTCCAAGAAAGGCCAAGCAGTTTAGCTCACATCCCCTTTTGCCCACTAGAACCATCTTTAGAATCACATACTTGACCATTGAATAAGATCTATCCATTCCATCAAATGATCTATGATGATGCTTCTTCCAACTGATCCAGAACTACATAGTGGAGCCAGCTTCTAAATTGTCTTGTGATTGGCTCCTGCAATGCCAACCAAGAAAGAATCCTTAACTGTTCAAGGAAAAACACAAGAGATGCCAAGCATTGAAAACACCTAGGACCATAGGCCTGAAGTTTactataatgaatatttagTCAGCAAATTCGAGGTTTGGTTGGCCTTGAAAAAGCTCTTTCTCAAATCTCTGCTTTGGTGGTTGAGAGGCCTGCATGAGGTGAAAATTTGTTAACACTAGATTTTATAGATCTATTAATTTGCTTCTTTATTCGGGTTTGATTTAGTGTTATGCTTGtgcaattccctgtttagtttAACTCCTTGTGTTGATTTCTGGATGAACAGGTGTATCTTTAATGGGAATGGGAAGCTTTTGGAGGATTTGGTGCTAGCTGCCCAAGAAGGTGTCTTTGTCAATGTTGATAgtgaatttgatttggataaTATTATATCAGCTGCAAGAATTGCTGGCAAGAAGGTCAATGTTTTACTTAGGATCAATCCAGATGTGGATCCTCAGGTATGTGCTGTCACTGTTTAATTCTAATGTTACGAATAATGTAATGTTGTAGGGTGTTCATAGAACAGGTATTGCCCTTAGGTTGGGTAAATTTGGTTATGAGACTTTAACGAGAAAACTACATGGAACTCAACTGACTACTTAAAAGTTTCTGTTGATTAAATTCACTCAAGGGTCAAGTTTTGGTTAAATATGTGGTGCAACCCCTGAAACATGTGAGAATTTGGAGTGGTCAAAATTTTATGCATCGATGGtcctttttagttattttaatctCTAGGAGAAATCTCCTTGGTGCTATTTAACTACTTCATTTTTAGTTGAGTAAATATGTTCATGTTGTGGGCTGTTCATAGAAAAGTTTTTGCTCATTCAGTTCAAAGTTTGGCTTTGTTCATTTAGTAATATGAATTGAAGAGAATAAAACATTCAAATGCAATTGACATCTCAAAAGTTTTCTGTTGATTGAATTCATACAAGAGTTGGTTTTAGTTAAATGTACGAATCTTGGAACTTGTGAAAATTTTGGGTGCTAAAACTTTATACATCCATGATTATGGTTTAGTTGTTGTCATTTTAgagttaattattattaatttctttaggcaataaaatttatagataTGCGAAAAAAGCAATACACCAAATTGCACAGTATACAACAAGCACCAAATGACAATCCCAGAAAGGAAAGAACATAAAAATCAACTCTCTCCCTCAACAtgatcccaaccaatcaaaaccAATCAAAGATATTgagcattttttatttacaaccTAACCCATACTAAAGGATTACTTAGGAATGAACATTTTAGCTTTTAATCTAAatatttcttgttttcaaatgctcttcaatttctttccttccaaattgtccacaAATTCATAAAGGAGCAATTCTCCAtaccttcttcattttcttcccaTAGAGGCCAACTTAAAAGAGTCTCTTTGATCATGGAAGGGAACACCCAAACTATGCCAGATAAGTAGAATAGAACTGTCACCCTCTCCTTTGAAGTTGATCTAACGTCAACACCTTTCTTCGGCTAGCTCCCTAAGCAAAAAAGCTCGCCTTAGATGGGACCCATGAACTCCAAATTATACTCGTTGGGAAGGGAATTGATCTCCTTGACCCTCAAATAGAATAAAGAGATTTGACAGAACAACTTCATTCCTCAAATCCATCCAACCACATATCATTTTCTTCCCTCTTCACTAACTTATATTGgaatcttgagaaaaaaaagtcTCAACTATATTCAATTCCCAATTGTTTAAGTGTCTAGAGAAACATGAATTCTAATGATCCTCTTCTCATCCCATAAATCTgccacccaagcctctttggaTAAGGCTAAAACATACAAAGAGGGAAAGGACACACACAAGGGCCTTGGTGAGAAAAAGGTCCTTGGTGCTACTTATTTGATTTTATGTCGAGTTAATTGGTCATGTTTTCCATCAAGTCAAATGTATGTTATGATATATTTGGATTTGGGTTTGGGAATAATATCATGTAATTCTGACTAAAAAAAAGTGCAATCATAGCTTTAATTGCGGTCTTGTCAATTaaccataaattttaaattatctagCAGCAGAAATGATTCAAAGTTCTCTAAAACTCCTCCAGAATcatccttcaaaaaaaaaaatcattttttaaaacccaaGCTGAGAGTACTTTATTAAGAAGTTGTTGGTGCCATCTAGTTAAGAAGGTAGATATTTGGGTATTGGAGGTTAAGACCTCTGTTTGCTGCAATCCTGTGtgaatattttataatagaGCTAGCTAGGTTCGAATTTTTCAGTGTCATAATCTTCAATTTCGCACTTAAATAgttatgtatgtatatatttttttcataggtCCACCCATATGTAGCTACTGGGAACAAGAACTCCAAATTTGGTATTAGAAATGAGAAGCTGCAATGGTTTCTTGATGCTGTAAAGGCACATCCCAATGAGCTGAAGCTTGTGGGGGCCCATTGCCATCTTGGGTCTACCATTACCAAGGTATGTCATTGACtttcttccttttgttttttttttactatgatttttcaaagttgacTTGAGTTAATCAAAGCTTTTTCTGTTATTTGATGATTACTTGTCTTTGCATggttaacattttttaaaagattaaattattttagatcTGTTTCTACTTATATCTCGCCAAATCAACTATGCGTATATGTGAATTGTGCATTCTGGAAATTGACAAGGACATCTATCTGCTAACTTCATAATAGTCATTTTGTTTTTACGTGGCAAAACCCCTATTCCTGTAAGCAAACATTAGTGTCCCTCATTGTGATAAGACAATATTGTCTTTGAGATCTTTCTTTGTTGCATGTGTCTTCTCAGCCTTTCAAGTTGATTAACTGATCTGGTACTAATACTTTCTTTCAATTGATTGGTTGAAGGTCTGTCATACCTTTTTCctcttgcattcatgatttatttgttttgctCTCTTAATAGACCTTTTTATTCTCCTCCATTTTCACTATTCTTCTTTATCAATCAGTCTTTCTagcttttaaattttgaattttatttttcttattttcaggTGGACATATTTAGGGATGCTGCAGTTCTTATGGTCAACTACATTGACGAAATCCGAGCTCAAGGCTTTGAAATAAGTTACCTAAATATTGGAGGTGGTCTTGGGATAGATTACTATCATGCTGGTGCTGTCCTTCCCACTCCAAGAGATCTTATAGATACAGTGAGGATCATATTTCTAAATCTAGGCAAATAGCTTGTGTAATACGCAGTGTGTGCATGGTATCATGATTGTCCATATCTTCACCATGGTAGTAAGcatgtttaaataggttttgaaaaggaCAATTCCTAATATGTGGCTAGCAATTATACTTCTTTACATTCTTGATACCTTGTGCATAATGCACTGAATACTATTGACAGAACTATAATTATAAATCTGGAAACTGGGTGAGGAAACCTTCCAATCTGGCACATCATAAGTGGGCCTTAGAATTCTAGATCTACCTAGTCCATGCCTTATTTTGAGCTTTCAGTTTTTCTGTTCCACCGTTCAGAAACAAGAAAGCAGTAAAAGACATGTAAGAAAAGGAGGGATTTAATTCATGGGGGAAACAATTGCTGCCAGCTGAATCCCGActaaagtgaagaaaaaaggactttttttgttaataaataaataaataaaaattgatggaTTCTTGGATGATAATGATATATAGGCGGTTAAGGGCCCCCTAATTTAGAATACTTTGATGCTTTCAACAACTTAATTCCACACACTTTTATGATATACTGTATTATAGATGTTGCGTTCATGCATACATATTTATGCATCTGTTGGTATGATTTTGGATTAAATAGGGAATCAGATTTGTATGTTTGTGGGTATCTAATGCTGGCTTGGATATATTGATCATGCCAGGCCCTGCATGTTGCAATCTTGATATGGCATATAAACTCCTAGTTCAATTTGTTATGTGGTTTTCATCGGTGCTTCCTTTTTTCAAGCAATAATCACTAGCCTAGGTTGTAGACCTTAATGCATGTCAATGATGCTCATTTCCCTGCAAGACTAAGGGTTGACTacattgagatagatactttgAATCTTTACAAGCCACTTGAATTCATGAACAATTATGATAGTTAGTTTTATTTGAAAGGTTTCTGAGATTGGGTGAAATTTTGGGATTTCTTTTCATGAAGGATTGAAAATGATGCTCAAATGCTGATTGAGACCAAGCTTCCTAGTGGAGTATGGTCATAACGAGAATTGTCAGAATTGGCAATTATTGCTTCAAGCAACAAAAGgtcaattaatattttcattttgggttactgataaaaaaatatatatattttcattttgggtTGTTACTGTAGGTTCGGGAGCTGGTTCTTTCACGAGATCTTAATCTTATCATTGAACCTGGGAGATCACTTATTGCTAACACTTGCTGCCTAGTTAATCGGGTCACTGGAGTGAAAACTAATGGAACAAAaaattttgttgtgattgatgGCAGCATGGCTGAACTTATCCGTCCTAGTCTTTACGATGCTTATCAAGTAAGTAATTAAATTAGATTAGCTACTCTTGCTGTTGAATCTGCTTTTGGCTGCATGTGgtgattaaaaatgatgaatattctgctttttaatataatttttgagttattgattttgattttgatttttcttaaagaaaaaatcTTCTTAAGAGTCTGTTGGCCATTCACATCAGAAAGTTTTTGGTGGGTGTTCCTTTGGCCCTATTCCATGAAATACACATCCATACCAACTTTTTCTTGTAGTACCATGAGTGTCTTCCTGAATACTTTCAATGAAGTACTCGGAAAGCGTGATTTCTTGAGGTGTCAAATTGAAATATGCTGGTGTAGTAATATTGCATACTAATTGATCATATCTCATTCCTTAAGAATGGATCTACAATTCAGAATCTGTGTACTAAATATAAATTGTTGTTTGAGCCACTCTAGATGACAAAGGCGAATTTCCATTGTGGCAATTCTGATGCTCTCCTTTTTCACTGGAAAAGCATGCAGCTGTTTCCCACATGATATTTGGGATTAGCTCCATTACAAGTCAGGGTTTTTAGAGCACCTGAAACAGGACTTGCATTGAGTAATGAACACCTTCTTGCACACATTAACTGCTATGCACTTGTGACATCCTTTCAAAGAGCACATTCATGCCAGATGTCATCTTATTTTGAGGTTAGCCTCATTGCATTTGTACACTCCATAACTGTGGCAAACACTGACATTCATGTCCTCATGTACCTGTCTTTGCAACTTACTGAGCCGAAGAGTTTATTTGCCCCTGCCTTTTCTCCACTAAAAGCTTGACCCCTATTTTGATAGATTGATCTAGTTCTTCATGAACCAGGCTAttaatcttcattttctcaagtttgtctccctttttttttctgaagAAATTATGTGGTGGTAAAGAAAGTTAGCAAACACAATTTTATAACTTGAACATTATGCTCTTGTAATATTTTCTTACAACAGTTACGTTTTTGGCATATCTTGGTTACAGTTTGCTTCTCTTTGTCTGATTGCAGCACATAGAACTGGTGTCTCCTCCACCTTCTGATGCTCAGATTTCAACTTTTGATGTGGTGGGCCCTGTTTGCGAATCTGCAGATTTCTTGGGGAAGGATAGAGAACTTCCCACTCCACCTAGGGTAATGAGCTTGGTCTTTTCTAGGGGATGTATGGACATCGgccatataaattttatttatttatttatttttaggctGCAATAATCGTCAATAGTTTTGCTGATTTAGAGTTCTACTTTTCAGGGAGCTGGCTTGGTTGTTCATGATGCGGGTGCTTACTGCATGAGCATGGCATCAACTTACAATCTCAAGATGCGCCCACCTGAGTACTGGGTATGGAAGTTTcgctttgaattgtttttacctgatttttatttattttctaatttgatttCATCTCTTAGCTATGTCTTAGTAAATAATTCTGTTCACATTCATTGATTAGATTAAATTTTAATCGACCTTCATTTCATTAATGGCTTTTCTTTGGAGTTAAACAATCTCCTAAGATATCTTACTGCTTAGGGATCTTATTTCCATTGAAGGGCAAATCCTAGACGTGGCAACTCGCTAGTTGTAAcatcaaatgattttcaaggcCTCATGATGGTTTCCTTATAGAAGTCATCAGTTGGTCCATGAACCATCATTTATCACTGGCTTATAAATCCAACTTTTCCTTGTAGTAAATCTTAAAACATAGAATTAAAGTGGCTCTTCCACTCATCTCTGCCATACAAATGATGCAACAAAATTCATGATAGTGTCTGCCACTAAATTTCCAGCATGCCTCGTGcatttagttaaaattttattttgcacTTTCCCAAATTCTATTCTTTCAAGAAATAAGTGCTGGGATTTTGAATTGATGTCCTAGGTTGAAGATGATGGATCCATGTCCAAGATCAGGCATGGAGAGACATTTGAAGACCATGTAAGGTACTTTGAGGGGCTTTGATTGTATGGTGGCAGACATTGACATTCCTACTTGGGGGTAAGAAGCTTGTTTGTTGCTTTCAATCTATGCATGGTCTGTTGGTGGAAATTGTGTATCTTAATACTCCATGGTAGCTGAATTTTATTGATCAGCTGATGTATCAATCTATTATGATCCATTATTagacaaaacaaaatatgatgatgatgatgatgatagagagagagagagagagagagagagagagagagagagagagatgttgACAAGTCAACTTAACTATCTCCTTAAGTCTTTCTTAAACCACCCTCTATTTTTGCCAGTTGCTAGGCAAGCATGCAGTGTGCCATGCATTATCTTTCTGTTAAGAGTCATTTCCATTGTAGGCAGTTACATATGAGCATGATCTCATTTCTGAAGTAGTGCCTTTGGTTTTGCTTCACCCATAATCATCTGAAATGGGGTAGGTAGATGAGGGAGAAAAATGAGATGTTGGTAGACTATGTAGCATAGCTAAAACTCTACTAAAATGCTAGTATACCAGTAGAGGTTGTAATTTCAACATCACATACCTCACCCCACCTCACCTCACCTCACCTCATCTTTGTGAACTAACCAGGGATCACCATCTTTTCATCTATTGAACCTGGAGATTGGAACATACTGAGATTTAATATTGTGCTAATGACGATTGGATTGGTTGAGCCCGGTCTTTCAATTGGACAAAGACAAGACGTGGGAGATGGGGTTGGCATTGATGAACCCCACCACAGCTCCATAGTTTGGTGGAACACATGCATGCTCTTTAATAGACAGTAACCCTTAGGTgacacaatattattattaattttcggTTCATCCGTCAATTCAAACTTGGTTTGAATGGAAAAATGAAGATGATGTTCCTACTCACCCAATTAATGCATGACCTACCCCACTCTTGTAACGCGGAAAGTAATGGTGTTTGTAGAAGACAGACCTGGGTTTTTAGCCATTTGAGCGGGGTGAAACAGGGGAAAGCAGGGTGGGCATGTTGAGATTATAGGGGACCAAACATGGACATATTGTTTGTTGAGATGTTGCTCCCTTtgatttattggtttttttttttttttttgtattttggaaAAGGAGAATGCTCATCATTTCACCACTTTTACCCATCTCATTAGATAGAAAAAGATGATTGGGTAATCAATTAGAATGTGAtcgataatgatttttaaaacaatttttgaaaatagttttcttaaataaagtttttaaaaacagttttctattgtAATCATTCTTCtgatagttattttttaaaacaagtgaaaatataTCCTGTCTTTAGGATAAATGTTCAAAACTAGTCTTCtattaaaaatttgtcaaatatgtttttgaatatgaaaaacaattatttgttttttataacaaaaattatttttaaaatctatactACTTATAAAAGTACgagttgtttttcacttttttatttctagAAATACTCTTATTAATACTAATAATTTAGTTGGATTTTAATTACTTGACGTAACAAAAGCTATTCTTGAAATTATCTTTCAGAACTTAAAaggtaattcaaaattttttgtttaagatTTTAATTACTTTAAGACTTAACAAAAATTTGTATGATCATaacttcattttgattttatattcaatttcaatacttcatcttaattttataCTCAAATTCAATCTTGAAACTAttctaaataaactataaaggAAAGGTTAGGCTTTGTTTGGGAACtgttttcaataacaattttttgttttctagaacaaaaaaacttgaaaacacAGTTGGCGACcataaattgttttctattttttgttatcataaaataaaaaacaaggtgtttttagagaacacctattagttattttcacttgtttttttagagttatttaaaaaaataattatacaaacatatataaataatgattaaaaataaagttgtggacataaaaaatgtttttaaaaatattaaaaataggttaaaaacattttaaggtcccaaacagatttttgttctacaaaacattagaaaatatttttcaaaaactgtttttaaaaactaattttcaaaattgtttaaaaaaacaattacccAACAAGACTTTAATGTTTGTGGGAAACCTCTCAAATTAGGCATTCATCTTTGGCACAACAATCTCTCATATGACACAACTACTccatttttctatttgtttaaCGAAATGCCCTATGATTCACTAATATAATGTTTATTAGTCTCAACCATtgattttggtttatttataatatgtatAGAGAGAAGTTTGGTTATGGTAGGAGATTATCGTAAAGAGTTTTTCTGATTTTAGATTTAGAATTGAGATGAAGGACAGTTACGGTTTGTTTGGAACTCTTCCACGAatcagtttttcttttttcttcttcttaatagcaaattttaagtattttaaatcatatttaagtgtgttttgagaaaataaataaaatgtatttaatacttatatttattattaattttttcttcttatcatAACCTATCTTTCATTtcttcaatgatttttttttaattaaattaaactttttactttttataactATAATAGtggtttttattcattttgagatatttaaatattttaaacttttatatttaattaaataatagtgaattaacaataaaatttattatattatagataattattgaataaaaagtttcatcactcatttacattatttatttaaacaaatttaaatattattaagaaaattacaactttattttaaaaatattaagattttgatataaaatttatcaaaatgataaaaaaaaatttatattgagattttaattctttttatttttttataatatttttagaacaaaacttatttttcctttataattttttcgTTTAATcgaataatttgatatattatatatttttaaaaacaaattaaaactgtaattttgaaaaataatttttaacaacataatttaagtcaataatttttttttaagaaatttaaattttaatataatttaatttattttattttatatttaaaagaaaatgtatgaaaatcaatcattatttttttatttactcttcgattttttcattccaaaaatgttttaaaattataatttttattttctttaaaaccacactattaatataattaatgttataaaaatctacttttaaaagtttgaaaacttttcaaatttctcatccattataaattttattctctttaaagtttgaaaaattttcttttccttttttcattctctattcttttcaaaattttctcttcaacTCTTCCAATGATTTTTgtctgatatatatatatatatatatatatattttaaatgtttttttttaatccacaaGTTTTTTGctcaaattaattcatttttattctatttttattaaaaagatcttatataaaaggaaaaatagtatttaaactatatataaaataattaacacaattttttttttataattttagtgcaaaagaaataaataatgtatttaaattgaaattggTAAATATTATGACCAATGACCAAtgtggtatttatttatttaatctaagaaaattggttaaaaaataattttttatcataattttttgtatCGAAAAATGTAATCTTATTTGTATctaatactaattatttttttaatatggtctcatgtttaattcaattatttaattttgaatctcTAGTTGATTTTCTATGTAAGTCTAGAAAGAATAAATTcccatactattttttttttaactttttttatctttctctcACATCCTTTGGCACGTGTACATAGTATAGTAGTTCCTAAAAGtctcaaaaaaaattctcttaggGAGATGATAGTTGGAAAGTTGGGTGGGCTTTAGTAATTGTGGAACACCGCAATTGCCTTTTGAAATGGTGTGAAAAGTGGGATGATCAATCCATCAATCAATATCCCTTTCAACCCCCACCAATTTCCCTACGAATTCATCCCTATCTAATCTTTTACccttcccttt contains the following coding sequences:
- the LOC100247076 gene encoding diaminopimelate decarboxylase 2, chloroplastic, with amino-acid sequence MAATNLLPQAPTFSKSLKYPLNPKSFSPFPNLLLRPSPKTLTLKAVLSQNPAKTLTPDAQAQKFQHCFRKSEDGFLYCEGLRVQDVMDQVEKRPFYLYSKPQITRNFEAYKEALEGLRSIIGYAIKANNNLKILEHLRELGCGAVLVSGNELRLALRAGFDPTRCIFNGNGKLLEDLVLAAQEGVFVNVDSEFDLDNIISAARIAGKKVNVLLRINPDVDPQVHPYVATGNKNSKFGIRNEKLQWFLDAVKAHPNELKLVGAHCHLGSTITKVDIFRDAAVLMVNYIDEIRAQGFEISYLNIGGGLGIDYYHAGAVLPTPRDLIDTVRELVLSRDLNLIIEPGRSLIANTCCLVNRVTGVKTNGTKNFVVIDGSMAELIRPSLYDAYQHIELVSPPPSDAQISTFDVVGPVCESADFLGKDRELPTPPRGAGLVVHDAGAYCMSMASTYNLKMRPPEYWVEDDGSMSKIRHGETFEDHVRYFEGL